CATTGTTATGTAATGAACTGGTActacatttttcttctttttcttcaatAGACTGGGTCAGGTGTGAAAAAATAAGTCCTTGGTCGGTTAGTGAGGATAAGGTTTTGGGAGAGGTGGTACCTGTATGTGACTGGTGCACAACTGGCACGATGGACTCTTGTAGAttgattgaaatgttttaactCCAGCCTCCCAAAGGGTACACAGTATTGTgtttcaggggtcgaaattgccgctagcccgggactaccagatttacaccggggctactcatttttccagtttgatagcccgacgggctagtggaaaaataatgcaaaaatcatcatcacaaacaataaagaactatgttattggtgtattgtaaagtttgagccgtgacgggAGACATAATgcgtctttcgggctaccaaaatctaatcagggctactaaaaatgattggtcactagccctgctgactaccatggaaatacacttaatttcgacccctgtgtttttaaatttcctTCGCAGGTAAAGGACTTGTCCAAGATGGCATACAAAACTTGTTTGGTCAAATTTCACATAAACATTATATTTGATGTTTATTGTCGGCAATGGTACGATGACCTAACAACAGTGAAACAatgagtgtttttgttttttttatgagtggGTTTCACTGAATTGTTAGAATCGTGGTGATTTGCCATGATTTGAAGAGCCTTTTAGTTAAAAAGACGTTAACCAACTTGTGATCACTTGGGAGTGTTCATGGtttattggtttttttctttcgtttatTCTCCCATTTCCTCTCAAAAACCAATTTAGGTTCTGACAGATTAGTACTTCATCACTGGTATTAATGATCGCATGTCTGAAGTTTTGTGGAATAGGTTAACATCTACCTGTTACCCAGGATGACTCTGAATGTTGACCAAGTAACTTTATGTAACCCAACTTTACAATCATCGgttgaagtgtttttttttacttcctgtacgtttatttttttcataaggTTGTCTTTTATACGCCGTATCATTTAACCAAGAAATTATTCGATGGGTAGCCTTTTACACATTAGTTTTATATTCTCTAACCCAGCAGCAGGTGACGTGGTCGTGCAGGGGAGACATTATgtgttggaattttttttttaatgggtacatttactacatgtacattataacACTCGATGGTCtagcagggctgtatgcttcgtttttgaaagggcaagggcaccaaggcattttcttcttggtaaagggcaccctatgataaaattgcaaatttgtactggagcatttcaagggcaccaaggcaatgaccaggggacacggaggcaatcgccttcgttgcctccgtgaagtatcgggcctggtCTAGGTAGTGGTTACTGCTCTAGGATGTGGGAATCAGGAATCACGCGAGTACAGTAGAGTGCATGTgggtggttttttgtttttgaagccTCGTAAAAAGCACCGAGTTCGTATGAAGTGCTTTCACATATCGTTGAATGGTTAAGTGAATTATGAAGTGCTTTTCACATATTGGTGAATGGTAACAACAATTTGTGTACTAAGTCGAGTTAGCACAACCATTCTGAATGGGATTGAATAGACTATTTCCAGTTCACTTTGACATCTGGGCTTGCTTCTAGGTCTACAGTAGATTACCATGCTGTGTAATATGCCCATTCAAAATGATCATtgaaccttttttttgggggggggggttggtggtTGGTGATCTGTAACTGTGTGTAGCGAATATATGCAGCCTTTTAACTTTTGTTGACCAGTGTGAAAAGCGCCAAGACAACCATGCCCCAAGACTTTCTTTAGTTCTTTGGCGCTGTCTGTTTAGGTACAGTGAAACttaaacaataacataattttgTAGTCTTGCAAAATCTGGGATACGCGTGTTCTTTTAATATTAGTATTAAACTTTGATCTTAAAAAGTTACTGTGCAAAAAAATGCCATAACAACATGGCCCAggcgttttttattttttaagggaACAATTGTGCGTGGCATTTGTACAGTTTGTAAAAGGTATGGTGAAACTTAATGATGGGGTGTCGTGGTCTGGGAATGTGGAgtgtaatttacagaatgtgggttcaaatcttgGCCATGTAAGTGGAGACGCTTGTGTCTTaagagcaagacacttaatcataaTTGCATCTCTCCAATCCGGAATACAGATCAGTACCAGCAAGAGTAGGGGTTGAACTTAAGATGGTTGTAGTCCAACATTCTCAGTCATTTAATGCCAAGGAAACCGGGTATGAACATCAGCCTGATAAGCCATATTACCTTGGGATAGACTTGACTCTTTCTTTTTACATGAAACTTAAAACATTAGCATAGATGTAATTACAACGAAGGTTTATTTTTAGTCTTGCTTCTCTCAAGTCTGTGATAAATAGAAGACTGTGCATGTACACTTCAAAGGGGTAGTTATGTGATTTTTGTCATGTGTAGTCTTCAGAAAACATGCAACATTGTCGTGCGACGAATACCTAGAAGGAagaacttcttttttttttcactgaaagAAAGATCTTTCCTTAATTGTGGAGGGTTAAAAAGCCGCATCATTTTTTCAAAGAGGTGGTTTGAGTTTTGACGGTGTTCGtcttttttaaaagggcaacgTTGTTGTAATATTCATTAGTGACCGCATAAGGTGTAACGCGGTAATTTTGTATATATTAATATTTTGATGAATAGCCgacaacattttttatttgtccTTACTGCGTGACCCATTAATATAATTCCGATGGGCCTGGGTACATAGCCCGTGCAATTGAAAGGTTTAAAATATTTGGTCAGCTTGGTTGAACATTTGACCAAGTTTTGGAATGTGAAAccgttttcactttttttacgCGGGTGTTCATGTCAGTTTAATCAACTTCCTTAACAGTGTGGGATACGCACCCAAGCCCGTTAGTCTGTTCATGTAAAGGCAAGGCACCAGGGCAATAACCAAGGGCATGGGGCAATTGCTTCATTATCTTTAAGTACACATAAAGGGCCTGGGCATCGTCTTATTAgcacatttattattatttttaatgaaGAACATTCTGTCCTGAGAATTAAAAACGTAAGCGTGGAAGAGAGCTGCCAGTGTCAATGCATGCctaatgcttcatttttgaaaggtcacaagggcattttctcctcggtaaagggcaccctaaagggaaattatttatttctactgtatcatttcaagggcatcgaAGCATcggccagggggcatggaggcaactgcCCTCGTTACCTCCTGGATATACCAGGCCTGTTCAAGGACGAATGTTCGGCCTCCTTTGTAGGATTTTGGGGTACTCAAACTTCCTTAAGCTTTTCGCATAGCTACTTGTATGAGCTATGTTGAGGACCATATCATATTGAAAAATTTTCCCTTATCGTTCCGTCGCATCGCATTTGTATTTTTGGGGTTTTCTTAATGCTAGGTTTTGGTTGACGGACCTAAAGCTTTATCTCCTTTGAACTGGATACTGATGACATTTATTCAAAGTCATTTTAATTCGTGCAGGTCTTAAAATTGAAGAAATCCACCGATAGACTACAGGTTATTGTAGCTCAGACATTTTGCCGGACTGTTAATACTTTAATAATACCGAATATATTTCTTGTTGCTTAAAGTTAAGGTTTGAACTTGAAATCTGCAGTGTGTTTAATTTGGTTTTGAAAAATATGTGTGTTGGGAATATACTAGACTGCTTGACTTGCATGTAAATGGTGACGTTAATTGCCAATTGCTAAATAAACTTTGGGTATTCCACTACTGATTATATTGAGCTCAGTCGTACGAGTTTACTCTTGatctaaaaaataatgacataaAAATGGGTAAACTGGATTTGTCTGATAGGAACCGTCAACCCTTTACCAGCTTTCCTTCtgcttttttatgcaaaaacaatttaattaatGTGCACAAATAAAATGGTTTTGGGGTTATTTATGTTTTGTTAGATACTGGACGTGGTGGAAGCACTGGTGGCGACAGTGGTGGGAGTGGAGGCAGCATGGGCAGCAGTGGAGGAAGCTCCTTTGGAAGTGGTAAGCTTAAATTTTAATTATGTTTGCCTTTGATGAAGCATCTGAAGTCTTGGGGACAATTGCTGTTTTAGATGGGATTTCAGAGCTGTCGACTCCCCCTGTTTCTGGAATCTGTCCAAGTTctgatgaaaaaaaagaggCGTTAAacactgttcttttcagaaacaacacTCCTCAAAAACgatattcacatggtgctacGCAAACCTCTTTTAGTCCCTAATTATGCAAACTAGTATGTAGCAtgtatttcttaaaggcagtggacactattggtatttagctgttgatagtataaaacattgtgagaactggctccttCTAAactgacatagttttcgagaacgaagtaattttccacgaatttgatttcgagacttcacatttagaatttgaggttttgaaatcaagcatctgaaagcacacaactttaggtgacaagggtggtttttctttcattattatcttgcagcGCCGATGAcagatggagctcaaatttacacaggtttatTTTGTGTAGAGCTCGTAATAAAATCCAGTACACTTATTATTGGAAGAAAGGGGTTTGTCCTTTTCTTTCTTGAGTTCAAAGCTATGAATTAGTGATAATGATAATGTGTTTTGACTTTACAGGAGAGCCAAAGAAGGATCTGTCTGTAGACACCATCTTTGTCAGCGGCCTTGGAGAGGTATCTGAAGATCAATTAGTGGACTACTTCAGCAAGATTGGTATTGTTAAGGTAAGTTCAAAATTTCCCTAGATAATTTTTTGATTCTGTTGATTTGAGAACTGCACGAGTCTTGtgatcatgctttacatgggatcaggcagaGCACCTTAATAATTGGTCCCACATTTATGGTGTTGAGTTTGTATGCTATATATAAACTGGTTATTATAGCTGGTTATGTAGTTACAAAATTTAATCGGACATTAAGTGACACAATCATTAATCCTTTCAGCATGAATTTTACTGTATTGCATCTGCGGTAGACAATATGCTGCAATGCATCTTGTGAGGCGAGTCTAGTCGCGTAGTTAATATACATGTTGCCAGGCTTAAACTGGCGCTGTGTAAATTTTATCAAATGCAAATTAATAACGATCATGCTCTTTGGAGTGGAAAGTTGTAAAGTTCAACATTGCCTTATaatatgttttcaaaatgtctaAAAACTTCACATTTTGTTAACCAGCTTGACAAGAGGACCGGCAAGCACAAGATCTTCATCTACAAGAACAAGCAGACCAACCAGCAGACTGGAGAGGCCACAGTCACCTATGATGACCCACCCTCTGCTAAAGCTGCCATTGATTGGTTCAATGGTAAGTAGTGTAATGCAGAGATTTATGAGATGATATTGGTGACATCTTTACATAGAAGTGAGATGATGTAATGGTCAACAGGGGGGGGAGTAAGGGTGGGTGGTCAGGAATGTGAGTGGTGGCTAATTACTGGACATGGACTGACAGaggatatgggccacctgttgagGTGTGAACAACTATTTTGGAATTCTAGAGATAACCATGGGAATTATCCTTACATTAGCTTACACAAAACTATTCTTTACCCttgtcatatttttgtttttgtcctgaatatagacctttattcacgatgtggccatcttgattgtATTCCattccattccaactcattgtaaaccaaactgaggctggacgaaataatagtctgtgccatgtttgcgcaatgaatgttagcattcattactgttatggaaacagggaacatgaccaagatggtgacagcgtgacaAAGGTCTATAAGAGTTGGACAGTGTTTTCACAATATTTATGGGAAATCTGTCCTTATTTGCTGCTACTAAAGCAGTTTCCCTCCCCCATTTGTGCCATATATTAAGATACTgtgtttgttgatttgtttttgtaggGAAAGATTTCTTTGGCCACACCATTAAGGTTGAGTTTGCGACAGTAAGATCAAACTTCGGGATGAACTTCCGGGGACGTGGAGGCCCAGGTGGAGGTGGAATGGGTAAGGCAGAGTACTTATCATTTTCGCTTCTTGGAATAAACATTGTCACCAAGACGGTGATGTGAAACTTCTCTGTGCATGTGATGTCATCTAGTGTAATTGAATTTTTCTACTGTTAAAGCATGTTGAACTTAaaaattttgtgtttaaaggcacttggtatatccccacatatacattaaataaaaaatttgtggaaatattggtcatcgaggttgcaagaaaataatggggaaaaaacaccattgttgtacatatttgtgtgctttctgatgcctacaaaaacaataaaaggcctgaagtcttttgttgTTTGAAtaagaaattgcctctttctcaaaaactatgttacttcagaggagccgtttcttacaataatttatactatcaacagccatTGCTCCTTACCAATAGTTCCAGTTCAttataaaaaatttgttttcttctgatttCAGGCGGTGGTGGCGGCGGATTCCGAGGTCGCGGTGGTGGACGTGATAGTGATGGAGGTGGATTCCGTGGAGGTCGTGGTGGTGACAGGGGTGGTGGTGGAAGTATGGGTGGTGGTGGTGGCGGCGGTGCCAGGCAAGGGGATTGGATTTGCACAGATAAGTAAGTACTGAGATGCAAATTGTTGAGTCAATTGatgagcggttaagatcaccaaattcaaactctcgtgtttctgatcagcagagtgtgggttccaatcccaataaagccgtgacacttgtgtccttaagcaagacacttagctattgcttcgtccttcggatgggacataaggCCGTTGGTtacgtgtgttgtgtaacgcatgtaaaagaacccagtgcacttatcgaaaagagaaggggttcgccccggtgttcctggctgttgctgctgtatgcgccgtagcaccttgtaaaaacccttataaggtgctaactaattgggtctcaaattTCACCACTgcaatctttctgaaagtttgtttatacttggcgccttgagtaccttgtttggtagatacgtgcgctatataagactttgatattattattactatgttAAAGGGTCTCTCTCTGCGCGCGACATACGCAGTGAAAACACAGCTTGGTCTTTAACCTGCatttttggagcagcgcgtacTACATGCGTTGGTTCGAACATCAGCAGATTAAGCCGGAGccaaagccgaggtttgagaaagctACATTAAAGGCATCAAGATCATGTTTCATTGTGCAACTAATTGCATTGATGTCTTCTCAGTATAAAAATGTCTGCACATTCTCaataattttgaataaatttgtGTGCAAATTGTGCACTCTGTAAGTTTCAGAGAACGCATACAGATTTTCCAACCTTGGGTCCTGAATGtctaattttaatattatatatatatatatatatattttttttccagtggCTGTAGCAATCACAACTTTGCCCGTCGTGACAAGTGCAACATGTGTGGAAGCCCAAGACCAGCTGATGGTAAGTGATCAGTAAAAAGCAGTGCAAATTAATTTGGTTTGCACAAAGTTTTGTAAggataaagaaaacaattggGGTGGGGTGCATTCTGATGAAATATTTTACAATACCTGTGTTTAAAAGTGAAACAATTTATTTGTAATCGATGGCCTTTTAGGACGGCTTATTCAATTTGAATCTTACTGAGACTACCTGATCCTGCAGAAATtccttttaaattaaacttatctcctggaattacacagggaggccatggcctctgttgccctgaccttggccttggtgccctttcaaaacttttatagacttaaagattttccaatggtaGTGCCCTTGACAGAATAAAAATGGCATTAGGCTCTCCAAGATGATATTCCAGGCCTGTCCCTTTTCTCAAGTGTACAAAACCCAGTGCAGTTAAATAATTTGAAATGATTGGTCTTAATGatgagtaggagggttaatttGTGGatagagtaggagggttaatatGTGGATTGgtatttattattcatttttattcttTAACATAGGAGGTATGCCCGCCCCAGGTGGTGGTGGAGGTGGATTTGGAGACCGTGGAGGTAGAGGAGGCGGTGGTGGCTTCCGTGGACGTGGTGGCATGGATCGTGGACGTGGAGGCGGCGGTATGGACCGTGGGCGCGGTGGTGGTGGCTTTGCACCCAGAGGACGCGGTGGAGACAGGGGAGGTGGCCGAGGGGGCTTCAACCCACGTGGACGGGGTGGTCCACCAGATGGCCGTAGGGACAGATTCCGTCCGTACTAAGGTAGTCAGTGACCAAACTCCTCTGTGTACAAAGTCTCTTAATCATGTGCCACTAGGTTTCTTTCTTGCACTTTAAGGTAACGGAGTGTAGATTAGTTAACACTATCTCTGGAACTCCAAAgagttttgtaaataaaatgctCCAGTGCAGTAAACAAACTTTACATCTCTTTTAAAGCATTTTAGGTGTACGTAGGTCAAAGAATATTCACTAAACCAACGAGACTGAAAAACAAGGCCGCATCTGTTTTGCGATTCGACTAGCCACCATAGCATACAAAGCAAGTCAGTCACATATCATGGTATATGTAACGCTAAAGATACAACTTCTGAATAACTTGTTAAAAAACCCCTTTGCATCAGAGTGGACTCTCTATTGTGATAGCATGGCATTGTTGTTTATAAGCAAGGAAATAATGCTGCCTCAAAGTCTATGGTGGCTAGGCAAAATAGACTGCATCTGTACAGAGTTTAGTAACTTTTTGATAATACTATTTGATGGAGACGGGCCTTAACTAAAGGATTATACCTTGTATTCTTGGCCATCTTGCCAACGTAAGGCATTATGTGGTCCCCAGTCCTGTACCCTTTATTGCCTACTTGAACAGTTTACATTCTGTGTTGTGCACAGTTGTGTACTAGTATGCTTGTGTTAGaagcaacatttttttcaaacacaaggctctttgtttttaatgtttaagtttaattttaagTCGTCGTTAAAATCTTCCATCCATAATGGGGAACATCATTGTCTTGGGCCTTGATTTTGAAAGGGTAAACTAAGCTGGAAGTAATCATGTCAAAACAATATGTTAGCACGTTTTCCCAAACCCACCAGTTCTTTGATCCAATTAACATGATGCATCACAACAATAATCTGGGTTGCACTATTTTGGGAGTAAATGTCTATGTGTGTTATACAGAAGGGTAGTGTCACTTATGGTGATGCTGTTATTACATGTTGGTTAAAAAAATTGCAAGCCTGGCACAGATGCCATGTCTAAAGTACATAGAAGAGGTCAATAGAAAATGTGTGGATACATGGTAAGGTcgacagaaaaaaacataattttttatgaGATGTAAATGTTTCTTGGGGTGTGTGTGGAAGGGGCGGGTTTAACGCAAAGCATTTCCCTGGAAATAGTATTTGAAGACGGGTTTCAGTGAATTGTTGTTTAAGTCATTTTAGATGTTACTATCAAACTGTTTTAATAAATTGTCCTGTGTCGGAATACTACATACCCTTtcaattgtattttatttgaatgtgttattgtttaaaggcagttgacactatttttaattactcaaatatttatttgcataaaaccttacttggtaacaagtaatggggagaggttgatagtataaaacattgtgagaaacggctccctctgaagcaacgtacattttgagaaagaagtaattttccacgaatttgttttcaagacctcagaattagatgaggcctggaaatcaacttgcatctgaaagcacacaacttcgtgtgacaaggttgtttttttcttttattattatttcgcaactttcgCAACCGATTgggctaaaattttcacatgtttgttattttatgcatatgctgagatacaccaagtgagaagactggtgtttgaagattatcaatagtgtcgagtgtctttaaagtatatTTGAAATATCAACGATGTACTGGCTATCGTATGTAGTCGGACAGTGCAgtagaaaaacatgatggctgaacactgaacacctttgggtAATCGGCCATTATGTTTGTCTTTGTCATCTTCCTGcctatgtttttctttcaaatataCAAACATgctttgaattgaaattgaatttaacTTTGAAACTCAACAGATAATTGAACCTCAACTTGAACATAAAGAAGGTACATGAACGGTGACACCATGAAATTTCAACAATCGTATTTCCTGAACCACACAATGGATATTTAATATCTTATGcatcatcttaaaaaaaaaatctaaacagCTTTCCTTCCCAAACAGAAAGTTAATGTGACTACATTTTCATGTTGCCAAAGGATTTCAGATTTAAAATTACTCCATCAAAATTAACCAAATTATATAAGAGTTTAAGATTACACCAAAAGATTCTTCATTGTGAAATATTTTACTAATCCAAAGAAAGTTTTGGTAAAAAGAATGTGCAATTCTGCGAAATCTAGAAATGTTTTAGTGTCCCAGAGGACAGAATGCCCAGTAGAACTGGGAGCTTTGATATTATGATTAACATacactaagattaatcttaacaCATTCACAAAAAGGACATGCACTTCAGAAGTTATCCTTTTATGACCAAACGTGCTACGTAATTATGGGAAAGCTTGAagtgaatacatgtacatagtttttGTACCTGCATACAAATGTGCAGAACTAAACGATTATTACATTATACCTGTTATGTGTGTACTTCATATATTCCTTTAAAGGATTGATAGCTTTCAGTACTTACAAAACATTATCAAAGATCACAAATGTTCCCACTATTATTAAAACATAGATTAATAAAATTTTAAAGCAGCATCTAAATAGCTTGGTTAAGAACAAGATCAATGGAACCATCACTAATGGAAATTGGTGAACCTCAAGCCCACTAGTGTGGCGATACTGACCATAAGTGCATTGAATCGCACAGGCACTGCAGAACCTGTACTGGGTTTTTCACACACTAAACCTTGCCCTTTAAAGATTGGGCACTCGCTAAAATCGGCCATACATTCTTTGATCTTATTCGCTTCACGGTTGCCCGACTC
Above is a genomic segment from Asterias amurensis chromosome 6, ASM3211899v1 containing:
- the LOC139938298 gene encoding uncharacterized protein isoform X3 translates to MASNVDSQYTGYGTPQQAQQGYSYGSAQGYQQPQQQPAAGAAPPAQQAAGYGQTPPAAYNQAQTTYGTQPTAAYDYNAQAQTAYAQPGATSYAQAQPSSYTTPASTYGQAQQSYAQPGRTGQAGYTSQSTTGGTAVPAATGYSQTATPGSYTQGSTPQGYSQTSASSYSSSAASQPYSQSTQPAQSSTYSHQGSQGSYSAPEVPKQGGVGSSSSGGSSGGYGGHSGSGSTGYGGSQGGPPQSGALGGSGGGYGGDSSGGYRGGRGGSSSSGGGSSGGYGGDRNSGGGGRGGGGFNKFGDTGRGGSTGGDSGGSGGSMGSSGGSSFGSGEPKKDLSVDTIFVSGLGEVSEDQLVDYFSKIGIVKLDKRTGKHKIFIYKNKQTNQQTGEATVTYDDPPSAKAAIDWFNGKDFFGHTIKVEFATVRSNFGMNFRGRGGPGGGGMGGGGGGFRGRGGGRDSDGGGFRGGRGGDRGGGGSMGGGGGGGARQGDWICTDNGCSNHNFARRDKCNMCGSPRPADGGMPAPGGGGGGFGDRGGRGGGGGFRGRGGMDRGRGGGGMDRGRGGGGFAPRGRGGDRGGGRGGFNPRGRGGPPDGRRDRFRPY